Genomic DNA from Candidatus Poribacteria bacterium:
TCCGAGATGTAATTGGGTTTTGAAGGTTAAACGATAGATAGTATAGGTCGGCATAGACCATCCTGTTTTCTATTCAATCTGATGTGGGCAAGGGGACCTTGAAGAAACACCCAAGCAAAACCCCTTTACGTGTCATAATATTTCTCGTAGGGGTTGGGTTTGCCAACCCATAGGACGTATTATTGATTGGAGAGAGTCTGTAGAATTTGTTTGGTATAATTAGCTTGACGTAAGGCTGCAATATTCGGATCCGTATCAATAGTGATGGGAGCAACCGCTACATTCCCATAACATTCGCGGGATTTAAAGGTCATCTTTAGGTTTTCAAATTTAATCTGCCCGGAACCGCGGGACCCTGCGCCACCGAGGTAATCATCTTCTAAGAGCTCCATGCCTTTAAGGACGGTGTCGAAAAACATAAGTTCGTCTTGAAGTTGCTTGCTTTTATCATTTTTGTCTTGTGTATAGAGGCTGTGGACTATCTGAAAGGGTCCAAAAGTTGTTCCAGCGGGAACGCGCTCTTGTTGTCGAGGTGTCGCCGCAGAGGTAATCCGGTCAATAGCGACTTCTGTCTTGATTTCGGTAAAATCGGTATCCGTGTCAGCTCTATCAAGTGCCTTTAAAGATTGTGGGGTTAAAAAGGTATCGCGGACGATGAGTCGCGTCGGCATTGTCTTTCCAGCTAATTGCCGTATAGGTGCGACCCCAAAGACTTGACAAACTGGACAGTCATTGTAGTCTGATGGTGTTCGACATTCGTGAACGCGCACATCTCTTCCAACTCGCTTATCAAGTGATTTACCGAAGTGTCGGTCGAGCAAACCGCGCATTTTACCGCGTAGAGACGACCCAGGTATGTAGGGTTGGCGGTTGAAGGCATTGCGTATTACGGGATTATCGATACCTCCGATATCCAACTCACCAGAATTTCCGCCGATATGGAGACCGGTGAGGGCGTTAATCGTGCCTTGTAGAAAAATTTTACCTTGTAGTTGTATATTTGACATGTACGCCTCCTTAGTCCTGTCCACCAGCGGCTTTGTGGTATGCGAGTGTCGCTTCAAAGAAATCGACGAAATTTTTGAACCGCTGTGGATCACCGCCAACCTTATCAATGGCTTGGGTTAGAGCGTCTCTCAGATCGGCCACTTCGTTGTTTCGCGCTGCTGCATACGCCAATTTGGGTTTCAGCATGATGAGGTCATTCTGGCGAAATTCGTCGCTCATCTGGATTTTCTTCACAGTTCCATAAACTTTTCTGATTTGTGAGGTCTTAAGTCGTCGCCTTTGGAGTCTATTTCCTAAATCCTTAGCTGCAGTCACAAGAGCGTTGCCTCCCTCTTCAATCACATTCTCTGGGAGTGTGTAACCTTGTTGACGACGTGGATCTCTTTGATTCCTATCACGATAGTTTCCCATTTTAGTGCTCCTGATTTCTGATGCGTAAAGCAGTCCATCGGATGATAATGTGTATAAATTCCCGTAGTTCAAAGGAAGTATCAAAGTTAAGTGCGTGTTGGAGTTTACGGAGAAACGGGATTTGTGCCTTATATCGTTCCTGTAAGCGATGGAAATTGTAGAGCGATCGCCATGCCCACCGTTTCTCATCTGCGTAAATCTGACTCAATCGGGTTAGAACACTACGGGGAAGTTGGTCTCTGTCAGCACGGAGTGCCTTCAAAAATTCCTGATGCCAGTCACGAACGACCTGAAAATCCGTCCACGCCATCGGTTTACGCAAAAAAGTGATGGCGTTCTTATCGGGCAAACCCTTAGCCTTTTTCTCCGCTTCACCACTCTGCGCAGCAAATTGATAGAGCGGATACTTCTTGTGTTGAATCGCGATACCCCCAGAGAGGGTCAGATGGTCTCCAGTGACAAATTGCCGGAATTTAGAACGAATCCGTTCGGCAACCTCCGGTAACGCGCTCCAACCACCGACGAGGAACAGGTCATCACCCCCCGCATAAATGAGTTCAAGAATATCTTCGTCTTGTTTTTTATTGTACTGGCGACAGAGCTCTGGAACGTACCCTTCAAAAAAGAGGCGTAGCGATGCACTCAAGGTCGCAAGACGTGAGATAGTGGCATTCTTAAGTTTGTCTTTGCTGAAGACTTTTCCAAGATCATCCACATCCATCCGCAATGCACCGAGCCATTTGACACCTGCAGCAGCGTTTGCAAGATAGTCATAATCTGCAGTGATTTCTGTGTCGTTCGCATCTTGACGATAGGCGGTTACCTGTCGGAAGACCTTAAAATC
This window encodes:
- the csm3 gene encoding type III-A CRISPR-associated RAMP protein Csm3; amino-acid sequence: MSNIQLQGKIFLQGTINALTGLHIGGNSGELDIGGIDNPVIRNAFNRQPYIPGSSLRGKMRGLLDRHFGKSLDKRVGRDVRVHECRTPSDYNDCPVCQVFGVAPIRQLAGKTMPTRLIVRDTFLTPQSLKALDRADTDTDFTEIKTEVAIDRITSAATPRQQERVPAGTTFGPFQIVHSLYTQDKNDKSKQLQDELMFFDTVLKGMELLEDDYLGGAGSRGSGQIKFENLKMTFKSRECYGNVAVAPITIDTDPNIAALRQANYTKQILQTLSNQ
- the csm2 gene encoding type III-A CRISPR-associated protein Csm2; its protein translation is MGNYRDRNQRDPRRQQGYTLPENVIEEGGNALVTAAKDLGNRLQRRRLKTSQIRKVYGTVKKIQMSDEFRQNDLIMLKPKLAYAAARNNEVADLRDALTQAIDKVGGDPQRFKNFVDFFEATLAYHKAAGGQD